The segment CTAAAGTTTTATTTGCAATTACTTGATATGATAAACTATTTTGAGCAAACTCAACAGCTTTTTTATGCATAACATCGATCAAATCTCTATTTTCAATAACTGTTCTCAAGATATTTTCGAGTTCTTCGCTCGTCATTTGCTTTAACAAGATCCCATTGTTATTTGAAACTAAAAATTTATTTAGTTCACACTCTTTTAAAACAACTGGCAAGCCACAGCAAATTGCCTGTTCAAAAATTGCCGATAAGGAGCCCGGTTGTATTAACAAATCAGCTGCGCAAAAATATTTTTCTAGTTCTTCCGAACTTTTCCAACCTATATACTTTATCCTCTTATTTACTACAATATAAGGTTCTAATTCTTTATAATAACTGTTTTCAATATCACCAATAATTAACAAATGTATATTATTAAATTCTAAATGATTAAACGATTCCAGTAATAATTTTGTGTTTTTAGAAGAGGTTATTTTTCCGGCATGAACAAATAATAACTCATTATCATTTATACCTAATAATTTTCTATACTTACTCCTAACCATATCGTAATTTTCTAATACTTTTGTATCGCCACCTAATGGAAGAAATTCTAGCTTATCTTTATATATCTTATAAACATTTTCGGCAAACTTTAGCGATTCAGGTGCTACACAATAAATCTTTTTTATATAAGGTAAACAAAATTTAATTATATTGCGCCAGATAACTTTATGATAAATTTCACTAAAATAATTTCTCATGGAATTATTATAATCCGAGTGAATATCGCAATTTAAAATAACGTATGGATTTTTTTTTACATATTTTATCGCAGTAAACAAAGAAGGCACTGTAATACCATGATGAAAAATATAATCTGGCTGTATGTTTTCTAACAAATTGTATAAGTCATTAAAAATTACAAATCTATTAATGCTCTCATATTTTATATTAATCCTAAACAACTCTACGCCTTTATAATTTTTAATAAGTTTCCCAACAATTCTCTTATCTTTATTATTATGGAATAACGGTTCTCTATCTGATGTTATTATATATACTTTGTGTCCTAAAATTTTTTGGTAAACTGGAAGTAGATTTTCTTGATAACCCATATCTTCAGCAAAATATTGACAGATATGTACAATTTTCATTATTATAACCTCTCATGATTGTTTTTGGATTTAATAATTTAATAATAGAATTTGATGAATTAGCAAAAGCCTTCTAATAACCCATATCCTTTGTTGCAATGCTATGGGTGGCTATGCCAGCAAAGCACCAAAAAAGCCTACAAGGGGAGCTATGCCCTCTACATGCTAAATATTACCAAAAAGGTGGTTAAAAACATGCAGAATATGCCTCTAAAAGTGAATTATACATAAGCCAGTACATACAGATACCAATTATTGCCTTATGCAGTTGTCAATGTTCAGTAAAAGGTGTGAAATATTGGGGTTCTTACACTAAAATCATACATTATATCGCTAACAAAATATACACCTTCTCCTATATTTTCTTTTTCAAGATTTTTTACAGCAAGTTCTGATGGGCAAAAAAGATATTGTGAAATGTGGTCAGTCACAACTCTGTTTATTTCTTCAGGCATATCTTTTGGTTGCTGCCTTATACCTGCTTCCACATGTGCTACAGGAATCTTTAATTTTGCTCCAACTAGTGCCCCAGCAACTGTTGTATTAGTATCTCCATATACAATGATTACGTCGGGTTTTTCTTTTATTACTACCTCTTCAAAAGCTATCATAATCTTACCTGTAACAGCTCCATGACTACCTGAACCCACATTTAAGTTATAATCTGGTTTTCTCATTTTTAAAACTTTAAAGAAAACATCTGACATTTTATAATCATAATGTTGTCCAGAATGAACTAGTATCTCTTGAATATTATTTTTGATAAAATGCTCTTGTAAAACAGCTTTTTTTATAAATTGCGGTCTTGCACCTACCAAAGATATAATTTTCATTTTAACCCCCTACTTCATAAACTCTCTAGCTGGATTCCCTACAACAATCTTACCATCTTTTACATCTTTAGTCACAACTGAACCGGCTCCAACAAAGGCATCTTCACCTATTACTTTGCCGGGTAAAATTGTAGCATTAACTCCAATTCTACTTTTTCTTTTAGCGGTTACTCCTTTCATTTCGCTAAATCTGTCTGGATCTCTTCCAGCCGAGTTATCATTAGAAGTTGCGACACAAGGAGCAATGAAGACTTCGTCTTCTATCTCTGAATAAGCCGTGATATAGGCATTTGTTTCTATTTTGCATTTAGAACCTATTTTGCAGTAATTTTCTATTGCCACACCTCTTCCTACAATAGTCATATCACCTATCACTACATCTTCTCTAACAGTTGACAAATCAGCAATTAAACATTTTTTACCTATTTCACAGCCAGCATATATAACGGCAAATGTACCTATTATACAATCATCTCCTATTTTACAAGGAGGTTTTTGTTGTTTATCTTTGAAAATACTAGTCGCAGCTCTCATTGGCTGTTTACCAATTACTACATTATCGTCAATTCTTACATTGTTCCCTATAATACTTCCTTTATAGATAGTGACATTATTTCCTATAGCACAGTTATCTCCTATCACTACATCATCTTCAATAACTGTAAAATAGCCTATTGTTACGTTTTGCCCAATTCTGGCTTTCTCAGATATGTAATTCATCTCTCATCGTTCCTTCATATCAAGTGTTGAAAAATCTTTTAAAGGAAATTCTACAGGCAAGCCTGTTTTTCTTGATTTATAAATTGCCAACACTATTTCCATTGCTTTTTTACCCTCTTCAGCACTTATATATGGCTCTCTATTATTTACAACTGCATCAATAAAGTCCCTATATAAGGGGGTATGCCCATATCCATATACTGAATCTGGATCATCATAATTAGCTTCTCTTTTTACCTCTTCTTCATTATCAAGTCCATCATCGAACTTCCAATCGCTAATTTTATTAATAGCTACTCCACCAATTCTTACTGTTCCTCGTTCACCAAATATGCTTAATGTTTCTTCAAGATTTTTAGGATAAATACATGCGCTACCCTCTATAATACCAATAGCACCATTTTTAAAGCGGAGTACCGCTGCTCCCATGTCTTCCCCTTCAATATTCCTTAAAAATGTATCTGCTTCCGCATAAAGTCTGTCGACTGGCCCCATCATCCATTGTAATAAATCAATATTATGAATACATTGATTCATTAATGTACCGCCATCTTGCTCCCATGTGCCTCTCCAAGGTGCTTGCTTATAATAAGCATCATTTCTATTCCATCTAATATTAGCAACACCATGAATTATCTTGCCAAATCGTCCATCTTCTAAAGCTTTTCTCAACTTTTGAACAGTCGTGTTAAATCTATTTTGATGACATACCGTTATCTTTTTATTATACTTTTTAGCCGTTTCAATCATTTTGTCAACATCTTTTATAGATAAAGCTATCGGCTTTTCAACAATGACATGCTTATTTGCTTTTAATGCATTTATTGCTATTTCAGCATGAGTACCCGAAAAAGTTGCAACACTAACTACATCTATATTATTTCTATTCAATAAATCTTCATAGTCTTTGTATATTTCTACATCACCAATAGCCAAACCTTTTTGATTAAGCAATTCATTATATTTTTCTTTTAACAACATTGCTTTGTTAACGTCTAAATCACATAATGCAACTAATTGTGCATTATTATAATTATTTGCCAATGCCTCTATATGTTTAGGCGAAATCCTACCACATCCAATAAGTCCAAACCTTAATCTATCCATTTTGCCTCCTATAAGACCTCAATTTTATTTTTATATTTACTTAGATTCTTTGTCGCATTTCTTGTATCAAAAACAAATTTTGATGTTCCTACAATACTTTCATAATCATATTTTGAATGATCTGTAGTTATAACAACAATATCCGATGAACTGAGCAAATCTGATGTTAATTCTTCTGATTTATATATTTTCCCATTATATTTGAACTCAGGTATATAAGGATCATTATATTTTACAACTGCACCATCTTTTTCCAATATTGATATTATCCTTAAAACAGGTGATTCTCTTAAATCATCAATATCTTTTTTGTATGCTACTCCTAATAGCAATACATTTGATCCATTTAGTGGTTTTTTAAACTTATTTAAAATCCTCGATATTCTTTCAACTACGAATTCAGGCATATAATTATTTATTTCTCCTGATGTTTCAATTAACCTTGTATGATAATCATATTCTCTTGCTTTCCAGGTAAGGTAAAAAGGATCTATTGGTATGCAATGACCGCCAAGTCCAGGACCTGGATAAAATGCCATAAAACCATATGGCTTTGTTTTCGCTGCATCGATTACTTCCCATACGTTAATACCCATCCTATTGCAAAGTATAGCCATTTCATTTGCCAATGCTATATTAATATTTCTAAATGTATTTTCATATATTTTCTCCATTTCTGCTACTTTAGGACTAGATACTTCAAATACTTCCCCTTCAAGGACATTTCTATAGAGAGATGCAGCAATCTTTGTACATTCTTTTGTAACACCACCTACAACTTTTGGTGTATTTTTAGTTTTATATTTTTTATTCCCCGGATCTACTCTTTCTGGTGAAAAAGCAAGAAAATAATCTACTCCACATACTAGACCTGTCTCATCCAATATCGGTTTTACAACTTCTTCCGTTGTTCCTGGATATGTAGTACTTTCTAAAACAACAAGCATTCCTCTATGTAAATACTTTGCAATAGACTTCGTAGAATTTACAACATATGATAAGTCAGGTTGCTGATTTTTATCAAGTGGAGTAGGTACACATATAGATACAGCATCAACTTCACCTAAAAAGCTGTAATCCCATGTTGCCATTAATTTTTTATCAATAACTAGTTTCTCTAATTCGCTATCTACTATATCGCCGATGTAATTTATGCCTCTATTAATTTTTTCCACTTTTTCTCTTTGAACATCAAATCCTATAACCTTGTATCCTGCTTTGGCCTTTTCTACGGCAAGTGGCAATCCAACATAACCCAAACCTATTACACCAATAACTGCCTTTTTGCTCTGTATCTTATTCAAAAGTTCTAAATATGTATTGTTAAATTCTTCTTTAACCAATTCCATAATACTTATCCCCTTAATTTATAATTTCATGAAGTACTTCACTTATATAATTAATTTCATTGTCTGTGATTTCAGGAAACATAGGTATTGCAAATATTTTTTTGCATAAATCTTCAGCTACTGGCAAATCACCTTGTCTATATCCTAAATTGGTATATGCTTTTTGCAAATGCAATGGAACAGGGTAATATATTCCTGTTGCGATACCTCTCTCTTTTAATTTCTGCATTATAATTTCTCTATTTTCACATTGAATACAATATAAATGATATATATGTTTTGCTTCTTTTATTTTATATGGAGTTTTAATAACGTCTGATAAATCGCTTAATAAACTATCATATTTATTAGCTGCATTTATTCTCATGTTATTCCATGTATCAAGATATTTTAATTTTACTCTTAAAATTGATGCTTGTAACTCATCCAGTCTACTGTTATATCCAATTTCTTCGTTATAATATTTCTTTTTGCTGCCATGTTTCCGCAATATGTCTACATTTTCAGCTATTTCTTTATTATTAGTTACAACCATTCCTCCATCGCCATAGCCGCCAAGATTTTTTGTAGGGAAAAATGAAAAGCATGCGGCATCTCCAAACGTGCCGACTTTTTGTCCCCTATATTCTGCCCCTATTGCCTGACATGCATCTTCGATTACATATAAATTATGTTTTTTAGCAATTTCCATAATTTTATCCATATTACTGAGTTGTCCAAAAATATGTACTGGTAAAATAGCTTTCGTTCTTTCAGTTATTTTCTCTTCTATTAAATCTGGATTTATATTATAAGTATCTGGGTCTATATCAACAAAGACTGGCACTGCACCTACTAATGAGACTGCTTCTGCTGTTGCAAAAAAGGTAAAAGGAGTTGTTATAACTTCATCTCCTGGCCCTATATTGAGAGCTCTTAATGAAAGAACCAAAGCATCAGTTCCATTTGCTACGCCTATTGCGTATCTTACACCTAAATATTCTGCTATTTCTTTTTCAAAAGCTTTTACTTCTGGACCTAGGATGTATTGCCCATTTTCTAAAACTTTTTCTATTGCTTGATTTATTTCGTCTTTTAAATTTTTATACTGTCGTTTTAAATTAATTAATTCTATTTGCATATTTAAAACCCTCTCTAGAAATTTTGATTTCTATAAAAATAAAAAATCCCCCATCCACCCAATTATACTAAATTTATGTTTCGTACAATTACATTTTATATCATTTTGGCATCCTTTTTTATCTTCTGGAAAATATAAAGGACTTTATTACTATATTACAAACTATGTATTCTGCATTAATCTACAAAATCCTTCTTTATCCATTACATTTTTCCTCTATAAATGTAATATTAAGGACTTTTTTCCTATGTTCTGTAATATATATTCTGCATCACTCTGCAAAATCCTTCTTTGACAATTATAATATTACTATAACTCAGTTAAAATCTGTGTTACACAGTATAACCAACAGGGTTGTCCATAATAAAACAGCCTCCTATGATATTTTTATTTTATCATAGAAAGCTGCATTTTACAGGCTTTTATTTATAGGCTCGCCTAAATCATTTTATATATCTCATCTATTGAATTACTCTTAATTACTGCTATTAGAAGCTCATCAAATTTTTCTTCATTGTTTATCTTTATCACTTTTTCTTTCAGATCATCGGGTATTGTATCAAACTTAGCCTTTATGGCATTTAGAACAGCTTCTTTCCTGCCCTCAATTTTTCCTTCTATTCTGCCTTTCTTTATGCCCTCTTTTCTGCCTTCTTCAATTAATGCTGCACCAATCCTGGTCATCCTTACCACCTCCTTCAGTCGATCTATATATTCCTTTCTAACATACTTATCAGCCAACCCAAGCACCGTAGCAATTACTACAGATTGCATGCTTTCATCCTTTATTTCAATTCAAGAGATTATACTGATGTCGTAGAATAGCTAAAGACGTTTTCCCTCATAATAAAACAGCCTCCTACGATATTTTTATTTTATCATAGAAAGCTGCATTTTACAGACTTTTATTTATTTAAGAATATGCATGACGTTTCTTTTTCCTTACTTTTTGGTTATCTTCTCCATAATAATAATAGTAATAATAATACCCGCCTCTGGATTCTTTTACTTTATTTAAAATTACTCCCAATATCCTGGCGTTTACCTTTTCTAATTGTTCTTTTGCTGCTTTTACAGCTTCTCTTTCTGTCTGATTGGCAGCAGTAACTATTATTGTACCATCAACCATCGTGGATAGTATAGAAGCATCGGCAACACTGTTGACCGGTGGTGTATCAAATAACACAGTGTCATAGATTTCTTTGCATTTTTCTATAAACAGTCTCATCTTTTTAGAGCTTAATATCTCAGCTGGATTAGGTGGAACAGGCCCACTTGTTAATATATCAAGATTTGGTATCTCAGTAGACTGCAAGGTCAACATCTGACCATACTGTATACCTTTCTTTGTCTGTCAAGGAGTCAAAGACAATTACACTTTTTGCATTAAATTTATGATATAAGATGTCAGCGATTTTCTTTGCAATGCCCCATGCCATATCGTATCTCTTGCCTAAATCCTGTCTTTCATTTTCAAGCCGTTCTTTAAGGTAAATGCGATAGGCATCTATCTCTTTTTTTGTTAAGTCTTTTGCTGTTTTAGAGTAGCTCATAGTCCGCCCTCCAAACCGATTGTTCTAGGTTGAGCAAATATTTATACTTTAATTATGGCATTATTCACCTGTAAAATTTTAAGAAAAAAGACAGGTTTCCCTGTCTTTTATACCACATTTATTTTGCCCTCATATATAAGCCCTCTTACAGGATCTATGGTAATGGTCATGCCGTCGGTCAGCCTTTCTGTGGCTCCTGCCGCACCAACTATGACGGGTATTTTGAGCTCAAGCCCTACTATAGCGGCGTGGGATGTGAGGCCGCCCTCTTCTGTTATAACTGCTGATGCCTGTCTCATCAGCTTTATGAAGTCTTCATCAGTGTATCTTGTGACAAGTATGTCGCCCTTCTCAAACTTCTGCTTGTCTTCTTCAAGGTTTCTTATGATAGATACAGTGCCTGTAACAGGCTTACTGCCTATACCCATTCCTTTTACTATGGCGTTACCCACTATATGGACCTTTATCAGGTTTGTTGTGCCCATGAGCCCTACAGGTATACCCGCAGTTATTACGACTACATCGCCGCTCTTTATAACGCCCTTTTCTTGAGCCACCTCCACGCTCTTGTCTATCATCTCGTCGGTAGACTCCATCCTTGGTGCCAGAACGGGATTCACTCCCCAGAGTATGGACAGCTTCTTTAGCACCCGTTCATCAGGTGTAATGGCTACTATGTCTGAAGAAGGCCTGTACCGTGAGACCATCCTCGCTGTATACCCTGACCTTGTGACAGTAATGATGGCATTGGCATTGAGGTCTTCCGCTATGGTGCATGTGGCATGACTGATGGCATTGGTTATATTCACCGTGCTGCCTATGTCTACCGTGCGGAGTATGTTTATGTAGTCTATGGAAGATTCGGTCTTTTCAGCTATCCTTGCCATGGTCTTTACCGATTCTACGGGATACTTGCCAGCCGCCGTCTCGCCTGATAGCATTATAGCATCGGTGCCATCCAGTATGGCGTTGGCCACATCGGTGACCTCAGCCCTGGTCGGCCTTGGGTTCCTCATCATAGAATCAAGCATCTGTGTGGCTGTGATTACCGGTTTACCCGCTTTGTTGCACTTTTTTATTATCTGTTTCTGGACAAGAGGTACCTCTTCCACTGGTATCTCAACTCCAAGGTCGCCCCTTGCGACCATAATACCATCTGATACCTTTATGATGTCATCTATGTTTTCTACGGCTTCCTGGCTCTCTATCTTGGAAATTATCTGTATATCCTCGCCATCATTTTCTTCCAAAATCCTTCTGATCTCCAGGACATCAGCGGCCTTTCTGATAAAGGATGCTGCAACAAAGTCTATACCCTGCTGTATGCCAAAAATTATATCATCGATGTCTTTCTCGGTAATGGCCGGGATATTGAGCTTAGTGCCCGGGACATTTACCCCTTTATGGTCACTGATTGTACCGGAGTTCTGCACATTGCATATGATGTCTTCCCCATCTACCCTTACAACTTCAAGGGCCACAAGTCCGTCATCTATGAGTATTTTGCTGCCCTTTTTAACGTCCCTCAGCAGTTCTTTATAGTTTATAGAGGCAATGCTGCTGTCACCCTCTATATCTCTGGTTGTAAGTATAAAGACCTGGCCCTTTTTCAGTTCTACCGGGCCATCCTTGAATTTGCCGAGCCTTATCTCAGGTCCCCTGGTATCAAGCATAAGGGCAACATTGGCCCCAAGTTCGCCGCTAATCTGTTTTACCCTGTCCATCCTGCTCTTGTGTTCCTCATGGTCTCCATGAGAGAAGTTGAATCTGGCCACATTCATGCCAGCTGCTATCATCTCCTTGAGTATTTCAGGGTTTTCACTGGCCGGGCCCATAGTACAAACAATTTTTGTCTTCCTCAATTTACCCACCTCTAAATAGAAAGGATTTTGCTGAGGTTATACATGTCCATATCAAACTCTCTCTCCATAGCAAGAGCCTCATCTACGTCAAAGTCCACCAATTTATTCTTTTTCATACCTATGACCCTGCATGTCTTACCCTGCAGAAGCAGCTCTACTGCCCTGGCCCCCATCTGGCTGGCAAGCACCCTGTCAAATGCCGTGGGGCTTCCCCCTCTCTGGATATGGCCCAGTATGGTAGCCCTGAAGTCTAATTCCGGAAGCCTTTCTTTTATCCTGTCCAGCAGCTCATATGCTGAGCATACCCCCTCAGCCAGGACTATTATATTGTGGAGCTTTCCTCTGGCCTGGCCTTCTCTTATCCTGTCCACAAGGTCGTCCATGTCAAAGGGTATCTCCGGCACCAATATTATCTCTGCGCCCCCGGCTATACCGGCATAAAGCGCAATATTCCCGCAGTGCCTGCCCATGACCTCTATTATGCTTCCTCTCTCATGGGAAGTCATTGTGTCCCTGATCTTATTGATAGCATCTAATGCGGTGTTCACTGCTGTGAAAAAGCCGATAGAGTAGTCTGTACTTGCTATATCATTGTCAATAGTCCCTGGTATACCTATAGTATTTACACCGTGTTCCTGGCTTAAAAGCTGTGCCCCTCTAAATGAGCCGTCGCCGCCTATGACAACCAGTCCTTCAATCCCGTTATCCTTCAAGACCTTTGCTGCTATCGCCCTGCCTTCGGGCTTTGTAAATTCAGGGCACCTGGCGGTCCTCAAGATGGTGCCACCTCTCTGTATGATGTCCGCCACAGATGACAGGGTCATTTCCTTAAGTTCCCCATTTATGAGTCCTGAATAACCTCTCATTATACCTATTACTTCCAGACCATTAAATATACCTGTTCTCACAACTGCTCTTATACAGGCATTCATGCCCGGGGCGTCACCGCCGCTCGTAAGGACTGCAATCTTTTTCATTGTTAACCTCCTAACCATCATGGACTTATTTTGTCCCGCTTCTCATAAAACATGGGTAGGTTCGCTACCCTATACCCCTGCTGACCAGCACGTCCTGTGCATCCTCTGCTTCAGCTTCGGGGACCATGACCTCATAAAACTCCTCGTCCTTTGCTTTTTTTGAAAGAGGCTGCATCTTTACCAGAAATCCTTCTTCAATTAATATATTCTTGACCTGCTCTGCTGTTTCTTTACTTGTTGCAACATAAACAGCGGTCCACATACTTTGCCTCCTCGAAAAAATGTAATTGAAAATGCCCACTACTATTTTAAGCTATAATTAATTGTTATGCAACTGTTCTAATACAGTTTTGTCCCAAAAGGTTTGACAGCATGTCGTAGAGGTCTTTGCAAGGGGTAACCCACAGGCTCCTG is part of the Calorimonas adulescens genome and harbors:
- a CDS encoding glycosyltransferase family 4 protein — translated: MKIVHICQYFAEDMGYQENLLPVYQKILGHKVYIITSDREPLFHNNKDKRIVGKLIKNYKGVELFRINIKYESINRFVIFNDLYNLLENIQPDYIFHHGITVPSLFTAIKYVKKNPYVILNCDIHSDYNNSMRNYFSEIYHKVIWRNIIKFCLPYIKKIYCVAPESLKFAENVYKIYKDKLEFLPLGGDTKVLENYDMVRSKYRKLLGINDNELLFVHAGKITSSKNTKLLLESFNHLEFNNIHLLIIGDIENSYYKELEPYIVVNKRIKYIGWKSSEELEKYFCAADLLIQPGSLSAIFEQAICCGLPVVLKECELNKFLVSNNNGILLKQMTSEELENILRTVIENRDLIDVMHKKAVEFAQNSLSYQVIANKTLGS
- a CDS encoding acyltransferase; its protein translation is MNYISEKARIGQNVTIGYFTVIEDDVVIGDNCAIGNNVTIYKGSIIGNNVRIDDNVVIGKQPMRAATSIFKDKQQKPPCKIGDDCIIGTFAVIYAGCEIGKKCLIADLSTVREDVVIGDMTIVGRGVAIENYCKIGSKCKIETNAYITAYSEIEDEVFIAPCVATSNDNSAGRDPDRFSEMKGVTAKRKSRIGVNATILPGKVIGEDAFVGAGSVVTKDVKDGKIVVGNPAREFMK
- a CDS encoding Gfo/Idh/MocA family protein; its protein translation is MDRLRFGLIGCGRISPKHIEALANNYNNAQLVALCDLDVNKAMLLKEKYNELLNQKGLAIGDVEIYKDYEDLLNRNNIDVVSVATFSGTHAEIAINALKANKHVIVEKPIALSIKDVDKMIETAKKYNKKITVCHQNRFNTTVQKLRKALEDGRFGKIIHGVANIRWNRNDAYYKQAPWRGTWEQDGGTLMNQCIHNIDLLQWMMGPVDRLYAEADTFLRNIEGEDMGAAVLRFKNGAIGIIEGSACIYPKNLEETLSIFGERGTVRIGGVAINKISDWKFDDGLDNEEEVKREANYDDPDSVYGYGHTPLYRDFIDAVVNNREPYISAEEGKKAMEIVLAIYKSRKTGLPVEFPLKDFSTLDMKER
- a CDS encoding nucleotide sugar dehydrogenase, encoding MELVKEEFNNTYLELLNKIQSKKAVIGVIGLGYVGLPLAVEKAKAGYKVIGFDVQREKVEKINRGINYIGDIVDSELEKLVIDKKLMATWDYSFLGEVDAVSICVPTPLDKNQQPDLSYVVNSTKSIAKYLHRGMLVVLESTTYPGTTEEVVKPILDETGLVCGVDYFLAFSPERVDPGNKKYKTKNTPKVVGGVTKECTKIAASLYRNVLEGEVFEVSSPKVAEMEKIYENTFRNINIALANEMAILCNRMGINVWEVIDAAKTKPYGFMAFYPGPGLGGHCIPIDPFYLTWKAREYDYHTRLIETSGEINNYMPEFVVERISRILNKFKKPLNGSNVLLLGVAYKKDIDDLRESPVLRIISILEKDGAVVKYNDPYIPEFKYNGKIYKSEELTSDLLSSSDIVVITTDHSKYDYESIVGTSKFVFDTRNATKNLSKYKNKIEVL
- a CDS encoding DegT/DnrJ/EryC1/StrS family aminotransferase — translated: MQIELINLKRQYKNLKDEINQAIEKVLENGQYILGPEVKAFEKEIAEYLGVRYAIGVANGTDALVLSLRALNIGPGDEVITTPFTFFATAEAVSLVGAVPVFVDIDPDTYNINPDLIEEKITERTKAILPVHIFGQLSNMDKIMEIAKKHNLYVIEDACQAIGAEYRGQKVGTFGDAACFSFFPTKNLGGYGDGGMVVTNNKEIAENVDILRKHGSKKKYYNEEIGYNSRLDELQASILRVKLKYLDTWNNMRINAANKYDSLLSDLSDVIKTPYKIKEAKHIYHLYCIQCENREIIMQKLKERGIATGIYYPVPLHLQKAYTNLGYRQGDLPVAEDLCKKIFAIPMFPEITDNEINYISEVLHEIIN
- a CDS encoding CpsD/CapB family tyrosine-protein kinase, giving the protein MQSTEIPNLDILTSGPVPPNPAEILSSKKMRLFIEKCKEIYDTVLFDTPPVNSVADASILSTMVDGTIIVTAANQTEREAVKAAKEQLEKVNARILGVILNKVKESRGGYYYYYYYYGEDNQKVRKKKRHAYS
- the pyk gene encoding pyruvate kinase, translated to MRKTKIVCTMGPASENPEILKEMIAAGMNVARFNFSHGDHEEHKSRMDRVKQISGELGANVALMLDTRGPEIRLGKFKDGPVELKKGQVFILTTRDIEGDSSIASINYKELLRDVKKGSKILIDDGLVALEVVRVDGEDIICNVQNSGTISDHKGVNVPGTKLNIPAITEKDIDDIIFGIQQGIDFVAASFIRKAADVLEIRRILEENDGEDIQIISKIESQEAVENIDDIIKVSDGIMVARGDLGVEIPVEEVPLVQKQIIKKCNKAGKPVITATQMLDSMMRNPRPTRAEVTDVANAILDGTDAIMLSGETAAGKYPVESVKTMARIAEKTESSIDYINILRTVDIGSTVNITNAISHATCTIAEDLNANAIITVTRSGYTARMVSRYRPSSDIVAITPDERVLKKLSILWGVNPVLAPRMESTDEMIDKSVEVAQEKGVIKSGDVVVITAGIPVGLMGTTNLIKVHIVGNAIVKGMGIGSKPVTGTVSIIRNLEEDKQKFEKGDILVTRYTDEDFIKLMRQASAVITEEGGLTSHAAIVGLELKIPVIVGAAGATERLTDGMTITIDPVRGLIYEGKINVV
- the pfkA gene encoding 6-phosphofructokinase, which codes for MKKIAVLTSGGDAPGMNACIRAVVRTGIFNGLEVIGIMRGYSGLINGELKEMTLSSVADIIQRGGTILRTARCPEFTKPEGRAIAAKVLKDNGIEGLVVIGGDGSFRGAQLLSQEHGVNTIGIPGTIDNDIASTDYSIGFFTAVNTALDAINKIRDTMTSHERGSIIEVMGRHCGNIALYAGIAGGAEIILVPEIPFDMDDLVDRIREGQARGKLHNIIVLAEGVCSAYELLDRIKERLPELDFRATILGHIQRGGSPTAFDRVLASQMGARAVELLLQGKTCRVIGMKKNKLVDFDVDEALAMEREFDMDMYNLSKILSI